The proteins below come from a single Triticum aestivum cultivar Chinese Spring chromosome 5D, IWGSC CS RefSeq v2.1, whole genome shotgun sequence genomic window:
- the LOC123123200 gene encoding RING-H2 finger protein ATL38-like has translation MAASRKRAFASVVFTAIASCAAAQTPGGPGSDSSMSFSDVMAISFFMAIFFPVFVVLLAFACLRLYRPPDDPPAAENSSAEWAHSHHKEGLDAAEIAALPLVSYRDVKQHRISDGRVDPLECAVCLLEFDDDDSLRLLPTCPHAFHPQCIGLWLEKHVTCPLCRASVLDPPPPRVPDQELETPVPPGSPPVHDHHTVVLIEDDPGRGEEEEDRTRILARTRREAGREALPRSNSTGHERAGGMERFRLRLPEHVRLEILMSHRLRHVTSAVASVRVREGSAHDPAAGGNSVRSAVARLFSLFAPGDGWSGDVEDKSGGSSRWRRDDSARGAGEDKRND, from the coding sequence ATGGCCGCCTCCCGCAAGCGTGCCTTCGCCTCCGTCGTTTTCACGGCGATCGCTTCCTGCGCAGCAGCGCAGACGCCGGGAGGCCCGGGATCGGACAGTTCAATGAGTTTCTCCGACGTGATGGCCATCTCCTTCTTCATGGCCATTTTCTTCCCCGtcttcgtcgtcctcctcgcgtTTGCCTGCCTCCGCCTGTACCGGCCGCCAGACGACCCCCCGGCCGCCGAGAACTCTTCGGCGGAGTGGGCGCACTCGCACCACAAGGAGGGCCTGGACGCCGCCGAGATCGCGGCGCTGCCGCTAGTGTCCTACCGTGACGTCAAGCAGCACCGGATCAGCGACGGCCGTGTCGACCCGCTGGAGTGCGCGGTTTGCCTCCTGGAGTTCGACGACGACGACAGCCTGCGCCTCCTCCCGACGTGCCCGCACGCGTTCCACCCGCAGTGCATCGGCCTCTGGCTCGAGAAGCACGTCACGTGCCCGCTCTGCCGCGCCAGCGTCCTCGACCCGCCGCCGCCTCGAGTGCCAGATCAGGAGCTGGAAACGCCGGTGCCACCCGGCTCGCCGCCTGTTCACGATCACCATACGGTGGTGCTAATCGAAGACGACCCCGgccgcggcgaggaggaggaagacaggACCAGGATCCTCGCGAGGACGCGGCGCGAGGCCGGGCGCGAGGCGCTGCCGCGGTCCAACTCGACGGGGCACGAGCGCGCCGGCGGGATGGAGCGCTtccggctgcggctgccggagcacGTTCGCCTCGAGATCCTGATGTCGCACAGGCTGAGGCACGTGACGAGCGCGGTCGCGTCCGTGCGCGTGAGGGAGGGGAGCGCCCACGACCCAGCTGCCGGCGGGAATTCTGTGCGGAGCGCCGTGGCGAGGCTCTTCTCACTTTTCGCGCCCGGGGATGGGTGGAGCGGCGACGTCGAGGACAAGTCCGGGGGCTCGTCTCGCTGGCGGCGCGATGACTCTGCGCGGGGAGCAGGAGAAGACAAGAGAAACGATTGA
- the LOC123123202 gene encoding pathogenesis-related protein 1, with amino-acid sequence MEYSLKLAVVLLLALASAMAVTAQNSPQDFVDPHNAARADVGVGPVTWDDNVAAYAQNYAEQRRGDCQLIHTPDGRPYGENLFGGGGTQWTAADAVSSWVSEKQYYDHGSNSCSAPEGDSCGHYTQVVWRDSTAIGCARVVCDSGDGVFIICSYNPPGNYVGQSPY; translated from the coding sequence ATGGAGTACTCGCTGAAGCTGGCAGTAGTACTGCTCTTAGCTCTCGCGTCCGCCATGGCGGTCACGGCCCAGAACTCGCCGCAGGACTTCGTGGACCCCCACAACGCGGCGCGCGCCGACGTCGGCGTCGGGCCGGTGACCTGGGACGACAACGTGGCCGCGTACGCGCAGAACTACGCGGAGCAGCGCCGCGGCGACTGCCAGCTGATACATACTCCCGATGGCCGGCCGTACGGGGAGAACCTCTTCGGAGGCGGTGGGACCCAGTGGACGGCGGCGGACGCCGTGAGCTCGTGGGTGTCGGAGAAGCAGTACTACGACCACGGCAGCAATAGCTGCTCCGCCCCGGAGGGCGACTCGTGCGGGCACTACACACAGGTGGTGTGGCGTGACTCGACGGCCATCGGCTGCGCCCGCGTCGTCTGCGACAGCGGCGACGGCGTGTTCATCATCTGCAGCTACAACCCGCCGGGCAACTACGTGGGGCAGAGCCCATACTAG